The window CGAGATCGTCGAGAAGGTCACCGAGCGCGTCGGCGACCGCGCCGACGTCGCCTTCGACTGCCACTGGACGTTCTCCGGCGGCAGCGCCAAGCGACTCGCCGAGCGCCTCGAGGAGTACGACGTCTGGTGGCTCGAGGACCCCGTCCCGCCGGAGAACCACGACGTCCAGCAGGAGGTTACCCAGTCGACGACGACGCCGATCACCGTCGGCGAGAACGTCTACCGCAAGCACGGCCAGCGCCGCCTGCTCGAGGAGCAGGCCGTCGACATCATCGCGCCGGACATGCCCAAGGTCGGCGGCATGCGCGAAACCCGGAAAATCGCCGATATGGCGGACACCTACTACGTGCCCGTGGCGATGCACAACGTCGCTTCGCCGGTCGCAACTATCGCCGGTGCCCACGTCGGTGCCGCGGTGTCGAACTCGCTGGCCATCGAGTACCACTCCTACGAACTCGAGTGGTGGGAAGACCTCGTCGAGGAAGACGTCATCGAGGACGGCTACATCGAGATCCCCGAGGAGCCGGGTCTCGGCGTGACGCTCGACCTCGATACCGTCGAGGAGCACATGGTCGAGGGCGAGACCCTCTTCGACGAGGCGTAAGCCGCCACAGCGCCTCGAACCTTCTCTCTGCAGTTGTTGCAGCCTCGTCAGCCGCCGCTCTCGACAACGACAACCGTAATTCGTCGGGCTGACGGTGCCGGGACGTGTTTTAATACCGTCGTTGGAGTCGAACGCCGTGATGCCCGACCAACAGCAGACGCGATTCTCTCGACGGCAGCTCATCAGCGCCGCGGGTGCCGCGTCGATACTCGGCGTTGGCGCCGCGAGCACGGCCGCACAGAACGAGTCCGACGACTCGAGCGACATCGGCGGGAACGAGAGCGACGGAGCCGGGACGGACGATCAAACCGGATCGGCTGACGAGAGCCAGTACACCGCGGTGTACCGCGACGTGATCGATTCCGTCGTGCTGGTTTCCGTCTCCCTCGGGCCGACCGACGGTCCCGGTGGCGGCGGCGGGAGCGGCCTCGGCTCCGGGTTCGTCGTCGACGACCAGTACATCGTCACGAACAACCACGTCGTCCAGGGCGCGACCGAGGGCGGCATCGAGGTGCAGTTCAGCAACGAGGAGTGGGCGACGGCGTCGATCGTCGGCACGGATCCGTACAGCGACATCGCCGTGTTGAGCGTCGAGGAGATGCCCGACGAGGCCGAACCTCTGTCGCTCATCGACTCCGAACCCGCAATCGGCCAGGAGGTCCTCGCGATCGGCAACCCGCTCGGCCTCGACGCGTCGGTCTCGCAGGGGATCGTCAGCGGCACGAACCGCGTCCTGCCCAGCCCGGTGGGCACCTCGATCCCGGCGACCATCCAGACCGACGCGCCGATCAACCCCGGCAACAGCGGCGGCCCGCTGGTGAATCTCGAGGGCGAGGTGCTGGGAGTCGTCTTCGCCGGCGCGAGCCAGACGATCGGGTTCGCGATTTCCTCGCGCCTCGCCACCCGGGTCATCTCCGCGCTCGTCGAGGACGGCACCTACGAACACTCGTACATGGGCGTCGGCGTCGTCCCTGTCGGCCCGGAGATCGCGGAGACGGTCGGGCTCGAGGAGGCGACCGGCGTGCTGGTCGCCCAGGTCGTGCCGAACTCGCCCGCGGACGGCGTACTGGAGTCGGCCAGCGCGGGCCAGCCGGGAACCGGCGACGTTATCGTCGCGATCGACGGCCAGGAGGTGACGACGCAGGCCCAACTCCTCTCGTATCTGGCGCTCGAGACCTCGCCGGGCGACACGGTCGAACTCGAGGTCGTCCGCGACGGCGAGCGACAGACCGTCGAGTTGGAACTCGCCGCACGACAGGAGTTCGACCGACAGCAGACCCCGATCGGCGGGCAGCCCGGGAGACCGCCGGGTGAACAGCCGCCGTTCCCCGACTCGTAGCGATGACTGACGTCGGCTACAAACTCATCTGCGAGGAACACGGCCCGAACGATCTCGTCGAGTACGCTCGACTCGCCGACGAGTCGGCCTTCGACCACGCGCTGATCTCCGACCACTACCATCCCTGGCTCTCGAGCCAGGGCGAGAGTCCGCTGGTCTGGAACGTGCTCGGCGGGATTTCGCAGGCGGTCGACGACATTCCGCTGGGGACCGCGACCACCTGCCCGATCATTCGGGTCCACCCTGCGATCGTCGCGCAGGCGGCCGCGACCGCCGCCGCGATGGCGCCCAGCCGGTTCTCCCTCGGTCTCGGCACCGGCGAGAAACTCAACGAGCACATCACCGGCCAGCGCTGGCCGGAACACGAGGTCCGCCTCGGGATGCTCGAGGAGGCGCTCGAGATCATTCGCGCGCTCTGGACGGGCGAGACGACGAGTTACCACGGCGAGTACTACACGGTCGAAAACGCGCGCCTCTACACGCTGCCCGACGAGACGCCGCCGATCCCGATCGCCGCGGACGGCCCGAAGACGGCCAGATTTGCGGGCGAGATGGGCGACGGCCTCATCGCGGTCCGGCCCGACGAGGAGTTGATCGAGGCGTTCGAAGCCGGCGGCGGCAGCGACAAGCCCCGATACGGCGAAGTCGGTGTCTGTTACGCCGACGACGAGGCCGACGCGATCGAACAGGCCTACGAGAACTGGACGATCGAAGGGCTGCCCGGCGACCTGATGTGGGAACTGCCGACGCCGGCGCACTTCGAGCAGGCGACGCAGGCGGTCTCCGAAGAGGACATCGCGGACCTGCTCACCTGCGGGTCGGACCCCGACGAGCACATCGAGACGATTCGGGAGTACGTCGACGCCGGCTTCGATCACGTCGTCGTCCACCAGATCGGCTCGAATCAGGCCGAGTTCGTCGAGTTCTACGAAAACGAGGTGTTGCCGGCGATCGAGTAGGGCGGCAAAAAGCGGGGTAGGGTGTGACGCCGGCGTTCAGGCTTCTTCTTCCTCCTCTTCCTCCCCTACCGGTTCTGCCTCCTCGAGATCCTCGAGGTCCTCAGCCTCTTCCCGCGGGGCGTTCTGCGTGCCGAGGTCGCTGTCGCCGTCGTCGACCTCGTCCGGATCGCGGTCGACGCGCTCCATTTCCTCCTCGATTTCGGCCTCGTGCTCCGCTTCCTGTTCGTTCGTGCGGTCGACGTTGTCCTCTGCCATGGCCGGTCGTTCGCGCTCCGACGGTTTGGCCCTCGGGCCGTCGCATGCAACGTCGACCGGCAGATCGGGTGGCGCCCTCGAGCAGTGCGGGCGACCGGCGTGGCCGATCGAACCGATAGTCCGCAAAACACGAAAGACAGATAAAAGACGCCGCGTTGTGAACAGACAGATATGGATATCCCCTACGACCTCTCCTCGTACGTCCGGGTGCTGAAGATGGCGACGACACCCACGACCGAGGAGTTCACGCAGGTAGCGAAAATCGCCGGTGCCGGAATCCTGTTCGTCGGTCTCATCGGGTTCGTCATCGGCGCGATCATGCTCCTCCTCCCGGCGGGTGGTGGCGTCTAATGGGCATCTACGCTGTCAAGACGACGGCGAGTCAGGAGCGCACCGTCGCGGACATGATCATCAACCG is drawn from Halopiger aswanensis and contains these coding sequences:
- a CDS encoding TIGR03557 family F420-dependent LLM class oxidoreductase, translating into MTDVGYKLICEEHGPNDLVEYARLADESAFDHALISDHYHPWLSSQGESPLVWNVLGGISQAVDDIPLGTATTCPIIRVHPAIVAQAAATAAAMAPSRFSLGLGTGEKLNEHITGQRWPEHEVRLGMLEEALEIIRALWTGETTSYHGEYYTVENARLYTLPDETPPIPIAADGPKTARFAGEMGDGLIAVRPDEELIEAFEAGGGSDKPRYGEVGVCYADDEADAIEQAYENWTIEGLPGDLMWELPTPAHFEQATQAVSEEDIADLLTCGSDPDEHIETIREYVDAGFDHVVVHQIGSNQAEFVEFYENEVLPAIE
- a CDS encoding protein translocase SEC61 complex subunit gamma, encoding MDIPYDLSSYVRVLKMATTPTTEEFTQVAKIAGAGILFVGLIGFVIGAIMLLLPAGGGV
- a CDS encoding S1C family serine protease, producing the protein MPDQQQTRFSRRQLISAAGAASILGVGAASTAAQNESDDSSDIGGNESDGAGTDDQTGSADESQYTAVYRDVIDSVVLVSVSLGPTDGPGGGGGSGLGSGFVVDDQYIVTNNHVVQGATEGGIEVQFSNEEWATASIVGTDPYSDIAVLSVEEMPDEAEPLSLIDSEPAIGQEVLAIGNPLGLDASVSQGIVSGTNRVLPSPVGTSIPATIQTDAPINPGNSGGPLVNLEGEVLGVVFAGASQTIGFAISSRLATRVISALVEDGTYEHSYMGVGVVPVGPEIAETVGLEEATGVLVAQVVPNSPADGVLESASAGQPGTGDVIVAIDGQEVTTQAQLLSYLALETSPGDTVELEVVRDGERQTVELELAARQEFDRQQTPIGGQPGRPPGEQPPFPDS